Part of the Bacteroidota bacterium genome, AAATTTCAAGTTTCTTTCCAAAGATGTTGATGAGCGCCGGATACAGATAATCCATGTTGTGTTCTACTCCGTAAGAAGTCAGATAACGCTCTGTGCTTCCCGGATAACCCCAAATCATGGCAAAATCGCCTTTGTCATACCCTGCGATGGAAACCGGAAGATGATGCTTGGGTTTCATCGGGACGTTTTTTTCTTTATTATACGCTGCAGGGGATCCGTCAGGAGCTGTATATACCCTGAAAATGCAAAAGTCACCCGTATGTCTCGGCCACATCCAGTTATCAGTGTCCCCGCCAAATTTACCTACAGAAGATGGAGGGCATCCTACCAGCCTTACATCTGTGTATACTTCGTATACGAACAGGTAATACTCGTTGCCACCGAAAAATCCTTTGGTGACAACATGATATTTACCGTCTTCGCTTGCTCTTGTCTTCAACTTACTCGTTATTTCAGATACTTTTTTCGAACGCTGCCCTTCCGTCATGGTATCGCTGAGAAATGGAATTATGCTGTCAGTGATATCAGCCATGCTACGGAAAAATGTGGCAGACAGTCCCGGATTTTCCAGCTCTTCTTCCTGGCTCATTGCCCAGAATCCATCAGTGAGATAATCATTCTCAATGGTGCTGTGCTCCTGGATATAGCTATAACCGCAATGATGGTTGGTGAAAAGCAATCCCTGATCAGAAACAACCTCAGCAGTACAGAAAAATCCTGAAGGAGTGTTTCCCCTCGATAAACCAACGATGGCATCTTTGATACTGGAATTGTTGATGCTATATATTTCCTCTGCAGTGAGTTGTAAACCCATCTCCTGCATGTCAACATAATTTAGCCTTTCAACAAAGATCGGCAACCACATCCCTTCATCCGGTGGTGTAACAGCAAGGACTCCCGTCCATATAGTGAAAACCGCAATAAAAACTAAGAATAACTTTTTCATCTTCGTATAATTGATTTTAAGTTTATAATCCGGCAACTTCAACTCCCTGTTCGAAAACGATATCCACAGGGATATCCGAGGCGTTCAGGCGGTCAAGGTCTTCCTGAAGCTGTGGTGATACGATGGCACTTTTTTCCACCCAGGCCTTTGCTGTTTCATAATCACCATCTCCCTGAATGTATAATATTTTCTGCATCAGGTTGACCATTGCTTCCTGCATC contains:
- a CDS encoding S46 family peptidase; protein product: MKKLFLVFIAVFTIWTGVLAVTPPDEGMWLPIFVERLNYVDMQEMGLQLTAEEIYSINNSSIKDAIVGLSRGNTPSGFFCTAEVVSDQGLLFTNHHCGYSYIQEHSTIENDYLTDGFWAMSQEEELENPGLSATFFRSMADITDSIIPFLSDTMTEGQRSKKVSEITSKLKTRASEDGKYHVVTKGFFGGNEYYLFVYEVYTDVRLVGCPPSSVGKFGGDTDNWMWPRHTGDFCIFRVYTAPDGSPAAYNKEKNVPMKPKHHLPVSIAGYDKGDFAMIWGYPGSTERYLTSYGVEHNMDYLYPALINIFGKKLEI